From one Amaranthus tricolor cultivar Red isolate AtriRed21 chromosome 17, ASM2621246v1, whole genome shotgun sequence genomic stretch:
- the LOC130803554 gene encoding protein CHLOROPLAST IMPORT APPARATUS 2-like yields the protein MSSCLSGGGRTAYTIDLDIIKSPSTSLRTSHSSSPSSTISESSNSLLAISTRKSRTPRKRPNQTYNEAAALLSTAYPNIFSAKDICKPGKFIKPHEYASFSFEETSSELLLPFPIEKPVFQIDSTACEKPCSNDTDETCCRTNSSNLSDDYEDFDAESMLDEDIEEGVIDSIMGNLSVHSEGESTTSSNGGAVGPVSYCYGYPVGLGLGLGGRFDYGFGLMRGVAKAFRQTDEGDWWRFPIVDVGEISPRFNKRLPAEKKKKLDKLNLKVPSITLKKENSVLISKSSSSSSKEYSTSNPKSSSASGKEDSASTSKSGLGVLLKLNYDDVLNAWSDRGSPFSDDILGSEFSGSDALARLAQIDLFGEFGALREASVQRYKEKRRTRFFSKKIRYQVRKVNADQRPRMKGRFVRRPDSTENEEIK from the exons ATGAGCTCCTGTTTGAGCGGAGGTGgaaggacagcctatacaattgACCTTGACATCATTAAATCTCCTTCAACGTCACTTCGAACCTCTCATTCTTCGTCTCCTTCTTCAACTATATCTGAATCGAGCAATTCTCTGCTTGCCATCTCAACTCGAAAATCACGAACTCCTCGAAAACGCCCAAATCAGACCTACAATGAGGCAGCTGCTCTGCTCTCCACTGCCTATCCAAACATCTTCTCTGCCAAGGATATTTGTAAGCCTGGCAAATTCATCAAGCCCCATGAATATGCTTCCTTTTCCTTTGAAGAAACCTCTTCTGAGTTGCTTCTACCTTTCCCAATTGAAAAGCCTGTTTTTCAAATAGATTCAACTGCGTGTGAAAAACCATGCTCAAATGATACAGATGAAACCTGTTGCCGAACGAATTCCTCTAATCTAAGTGATGATTATGAGGATTTTGATGCAGAATCTATGCTTGATGAGGATATTGAGGAGGGTGTTATAGATAGCATTATGGGGAATTTGAGTGTGCATTCAGAAGGGGAATCCACTACTTCCTCCAATGGTGGTGCTGTTGGCCCTGTTAGTTATTGTTATGGGTATCCTGTAGGGTTAGGATTAGGTTTAGGTGGGAGATTTGATTATGGATTTGGATTGATGAGAGGAGTGGCCAAGGCATTTAGACAAACTGATGAGGGAGACTGGTGGAGATTTCCTATTGTTGATGTTGGTGAAATTTCTCCAAGATTCAACAAGCGCTTGCCAgctgaaaagaagaaaaagttgGATAAATTAAACCTCAAGGTCCCCTCTATAACCCTAAAGAAAGAAAACTCAGTGCTAATTTCCAAGTCTAGTTCATCCTCTAGCAAAGAATATTCAACCTCAAATCCCAAGTCTAGTTCAGCATCAGGCAAGGAAGATTCAGCCTCCACTTCTAAATCAGGCCTAGGGGTGCTCTTAAAACTAAATTATGATGACGTGTTGAATGCCTGGTCCGATCGGGGCTCGCCTTTCTCTGATGACATTCTGGGCTCTGAGTTTTCTGGAAGTGATGCCTTG GCAAGATTGGCACAAATAGATCTATTTGGTGAGTTTGGAGCCCTAAGAGAAGCAAGTGTTCAGCGATACAAGGAGAAAAGGCGAACACGCTTCTTCTCGAAAAAGATTAGGTACCAAGTCAGAAAGGTTAATGCTGATCAACGACCAAGAATGAAG GGGAGATTTGTTAGAAGGCCTGATTCAACAGAGAATGAAGAAATAAAGTAG
- the LOC130803822 gene encoding uncharacterized protein LOC130803822, whose amino-acid sequence MSLELATELFKYKIQVVCIKEIRWKEQKASILKGYNLWYVGLDGKQSGVDILVANDILKQVVEVRRCNDRIMLVRIVVGEEVISIISVYGPQVGLDEKVKREFWDYLCDLIDTIPADEKVFICGDFNGHIGKETVNYNLVHDGFGYGVRNESGEILLEFALVKELVIANSIFRKNDEHLITYKSGGHATQIDYCLVWKVDWSSCLDCKVMLGTKMPTQHI is encoded by the coding sequence ATGTCGTTGGAGTTGGCGACTGAACTTTTTAAGTACAAGATTCAAGTGGTTTGCATTAAGGAAATTAGGTGGAAGGAGCAAAAGGCAAGCATTTTAAAAGGTTATAATTTATGGTATGTAGGTTTGGATGGAAAGCAAAGTGGAGTTGATATTCTTGTAGCTAATGATATCCTAAAGCAAGTGGTAGAAGTTAGGAGGTGCAATGATAGGATTATGCTAGTTAGAATAGTAGTGGGAGAAGAGGTGATATCAATCATTAGTGTGTATGGGCCGCAAGTTGGGCTAGATGAGAAAGTCAAACGTGAGTTTTGGGATTACCTATGTGACCTTATAGATACTATCCCTGCCGATGAAAAAGTTTTTATATGTGGAGACTTCAATGGACACATAGGTAAGGAGACAGTTAACTATAACTTAGTTCATGACGGGTTTGGTTATGGTGTAAGGAACGAGAGCGGAGAGATCTTGCTTGAGTTTGCGTTAGTAAAGGAGTTGGTTATAGCAAACTCGATCTTTAGAAAGAATGATGAGCACTTGATTACGTACAAGAGTGGTGGGCATGCAACCCAAATTGACTACTGTTTAGTATGGAAGGTTGATTGGAGCTCATGTCTAGACTGTAAGGTCATGCTAGGTACAAAGATGCCCACCCAACATATATAG
- the LOC130803555 gene encoding laccase-17-like produces the protein METFPILFIAFLSIGCCILSNNIVNATHFGITRHYKFDIKLQNVTRLCHTKSIVTVNGQFPGPRIVAREGDRLIIKVVNHVQNNISIHWHGIRQLRSGWADGPAYITQCPIQTGQTYVYNFTIVGQRGTLWWHAHISWLRSTLYGPIIILPKRGVPYPFPHPYKEVPLIFGEWWNADPEAVIAQALQTGGGPNVSDAYTINGLPGPLYNCSAKDTFKLNVKPGKTYLLRLINAALNDELFFSIANHTLTIVDVDAVYVKPFEADTIIITPGQTTNVLLKTKTNHPNANFLMMARPYVTGNGTFDNSTVAGILEYHYPKPSPSIKKLPLFKPELPALRDTSFVTNFTNKLKSLANSQFPANVPKHVDKNFFFTVGLGTNPCPKNQTCQGPSNTTMFAAAVNNISFVMPSKALLQAHFLHQSQNVYTTDFPSSPLIPFNYTGTPPNNTMVIDGTKVVVLPYNTSVELVLQDTSILGAESHPLHLHGFNFYVVGQGFGNFDPKKDPAKYNLVDPVERNTIGVPAGGWVAIRFLADNPGVWFMHCHLEVHTSWGLKMAWIVEDGKLPNQKLPPPPSDLPKC, from the exons ATGGAAACTTTCCCAATTTTGTTCATTGCCTTTCTTAGCATTGGATGCTGCATTCTTTCGAACAATATCGTCAATGCGACTCACTTTGGCATCACTAGACACTACAAGTTTGAT ATCAAGCTGCAAAATGTGACAAGATTATGCCACACTAAGAGCATTGTGACAGTTAATGGGCAGTTTCCAGGGCCTCGTATTGTTGCTCGAGAGGGTGATCGACTCATTATCAAAGTCGTCAACCATGTCCAAAACAATATTTCCATTCATTG GCACGGAATCAGACAACTACGAAGTGGGTGGGCAGATGGGCCAGCATATATAACACAGTGCCCCATCCAAACCGGGCAAACTTACGTGTATAACTTCACCATTGTTGGGCAACGAGGCACACTTTGGTGGCATGCTCACATTTCTTGGCTCAGATCGACTCTATATGGACCTATCATTATTCTCCCTAAGCGCGGTGTTCCTTACCCTTTCCCTCATCCCTATAAGGAGGTTCCTCTTATATTTG GAGAGTGGTGGAATGCTGATCCTGAGGCGGTCATTGCCCAAGCTTTGCAGACAGGTGGTGGTCCAAATGTATCAGATGCGTACACCATAAATGGCTTACCCGGACCATTATATAATTGCTCCGCTAAAG ACACCTTTAAATTGAATGTAAAACCGGGCAAAACGTACCTCCTGAGGCTGATCAATGCTGCGCTGAATGACGAACTCTTCTTTAGCATCGCGAACCACACTCTCACAATCGTGGATGTTGATGCTGTTTATGTAAAGCCATTTGAGGCAGATACGATTATTATAACTCCGGGACAAACCACAAATGTTCTCCTTAAGACAAAGACGAATCATCCTAATGCAAACTTCCTGATGATGGCTAGGCCTTATGTTACTGGAAATGGCACTTTTGACAACTCCACTGTTGCGGGAATTCTTGAATACCACTACCCAAAACCTTCACCTTCAATCAAGAAGCTTCCTCTCTTCAAACCCGAATTACCAGCTCTACGAGACACCTCTTTTGTTACCAATTTCACCAACAAGCTCAAAAGCTTAGCAAATTCCCAATTCCCAGCCAATGTACCAAAACATGTTGACAAAAACTTCTTTTTCACAGTAGGGTTAGGAACCAACCCATGCCCGAAAAACCAAACTTGTCAAGGTCCGAGCAACACCACCATGTTTGCGGCTGCTGTCAACAATATTTCATTTGTCATGCCTTCGAAAGCACTCCTGCAAGCACATTTCCTCCACCAATCACAGAATGTTTACACTACTGACTTCCCCTCCTCGCCATTGATCCCTTTCAATTACACCGGCACACCACCTAACAACACAATGGTTATAGACGGGACAAAGGTGGTGGTTCTACCATACAATACCAGTGTGGAGTTGGTGTTGCAAGATACCAGTATCCTTGGTGCTGAGAGTCATCCTCTTCACCTTCATGGGTTCAATTTCTATGTGGTTGGTCAAGGTTTCGGAAACTTTGATCCCAAAAAAGATCCTGCTAAGTACAATTTAGTTGACCCAGTCGAGAGGAACACTATTGGTGTGCCTGCCGGAGGGTGGGTTGCCATTCGTTTTCTTGCAGACAATCCAG GAGTATGGTTCATGCATTGTCATTTGGAAGTTCACACCAGCTGGGGATTGAAGATGGCTTGGATAGTCGAAGATGGAAAGCTACCCAATCAGAAGCTGCCACCACCACCATCTGATCTTCCCAAGTGTTGA
- the LOC130803558 gene encoding probable E3 ubiquitin-protein ligase RHC2A gives MASTAAINTSSYSSYWCYICNRFVRVSTNQFSLSSDSISCPDCHGGFLEEFDSAPTLFPPPQLSSSPLSDSTRRRFPAGAMYMVGNPTNSNPIPNSNSFSSSPRFRRSRRNGGDRSPFNPVIVLRTPSEPENGVHGAGGSYELYYDDGGGSGLRPLPASVSEFLLGSGFDRLLDQLAQIEINGIGRNEQPPASKAAIESMPTIAIVDEHVECEVYCAVCKEAFELGSEAREMPCKHIYHHDCILPWLSLRNSCPVCRHELPSDNNNNNSSGSPELNPVDNNGRSNNNYSVNNGNGGGLVEGNEDETVGLTIWRLPGGGFAVGRFSGGRRGERELPVVYTEMDGGFNQGGIPRRISWGSRGSRSREIGGIRRAVRNLLSCFGGNRNHHQALEDSTSSSTDSRVTSQRSRATSFFSASSRSRSRGFDMGSSIRRW, from the coding sequence ATGGCGTCGACAGCAGCTATTAATACATCTTCATATTCATCCTATTGGTGTTACATATGTAATCGATTTGTTAGGGTTTCAACAAATCaattttctctttcttctgATTCAATCTCTTGCCCTGATTGTCATGGTGGTTTTCTTGAAGAATTCGATTCTGCTCCGACTTTATTTCCACCACCACAACTCTCTTCTTCTCCTCTTTCTGACTCTACACGGCGTCGTTTTCCCGCCGGAGCTATGTACATGGTTGGAAACCCTACTAATTCTAATCCAATTCCGAATTCCAATTCGTTCTCTTCTAGCCCTAGATTTCGCCGTAGCCGAAGAAATGGAGGTGATCGTTCACCGTTTAATCCAGTAATCGTATTGCGGACCCcatccgaacctgaaaatggcGTTCACGGAGCAGGAGGGAGTTATGAGCTGTATTATGATGATGGAGGAGGTTCGGGTTTGAGACCATTACCCGCCAGTGTTTCCGAGTTTCTACTCGGGTCGGGTTTTGATCGATTATTGGACCAATTGGCGCAGATTGAGATAAATGGTATAGGTAGGAACGAACAGCCACCAGCGTCGAAAGCAGCTATCGAATCGATGCCGACAATTGCAATAGTTGATGAACATGTTGAATGTGAAGTGTATTGTGCTGTTTGTAAAGAAGCATTTGAATTGGGCTCAGAAGCAAGAGAGATGCCTTGTAAGCATATTTATCATCATGATTGTATTTTACCTTGGTTGTCTTTAAGAAATTCTTGCCCTGTATGTAGGCATGAGTTGCCTtctgataataataataataattccagTGGTTCACCCGAATTAAACCCGGTTGATAATAATGGGCGTagcaataataattatagtgtTAAtaatggaaatggtggtggtttAGTTGAGGGTAATGAGGATGAAACAGTTGGGTTAACAATTTGGAGACTACCAGGAGGTGGGTTTGCAGTTGGGAGATTTTCTGGGGGGAGAAGAGGGGAAAGGGAATTACCAGTTGTTTATACAGAAATGGATGGTGGGTTTAATCAAGGAGGTATTCCAAGGAGGATTTCGTGGGGTTCTAGAGGTTCAAGATCAAGGGAAATTGGAGGAATTCGAAGGGCTGTGAGGAATTTGCTCTCATGTTTTGGTGGGAATAGAAATCACCATCAAGCATTGGAGGATTCGACTAGTTCGAGTACTGATTCGAGGGTTACGAGTCAAAGGAGTCGAGCAACATCGTTCTTTAGCGCTTCTTCGAGATCGAGAAGCAGGGGTTTCGATATGGGAAGTAGTATAAGAAGATGGTGA